CATAAACCTACTACAAGAGATTTGGATTAAATTGAAGTCAATTAGATTTTACTAAatctaatagaaaaataacatcGAATTTAAAAGCCTTTTCAAATTagatcttaaaataaaagtgaaaacgtaattacattttgaagcattaaactatttttactgACGTTAAGCATTCTACACGAcagattacattaaaataaatttagttaaaaatatttttataaaaaatcttagttTAAACTGCTATCTTTACTTAAGATTTATCGTGACGCTTAAATCttgagaaaatcattttttttttcacattgaGGGAGTAGCATATCTTCGGTATTCTGGcgtgaatatttttgtaaaacgttttcTGCCTATATCCTAACGATACTATGTGCTTATTGCTACGTTTATTGACTTAAGTGATttattaaagtgtaataaacaCGCAGGCCTATTTTtgctgtaataatatatttttttaggattaTATGGAACCTTAAgatgttaaaatacaaaaaaagtaacTTTAACGTGTCTACGGCTACATCCGAATGTCGTGGTTTTAATTCTcacatgaaacaaatatttatacgatCCAAAAATAGCTGTTTCAACTCTATTGTGGTTTGTATCCATTGTTTGTATAAGCCACAAGATCTATTCTtaagtctttaaaaataaaaactattgagTACTGTAAAACACATTAATAAAGCCATTCAAAATTGTCGTTCAGATCTAGATTTGTATATTCGGAACATAACAAATAAgtcgtatgtatgtttgtatgtatgtaacacaaAGCTCAACACAGGTGCGTGGTGCGCTGTCTCGCGTCGTTCCGTCGCTGTAGCATGTCTCGAGTGTATCGCAATGATGGTACATGTCGCTATTTATGTAGTGTTTAGTGATTGCAATATGAGATTTTTACGGCTCCGGCCGGTACTACTGAATAACATTAGCTTTTCGGATGGACTTTATCTATTAGGTAATTTATCCGGCATTTAGCcgtaagctgtgaaactggcccgtGGAGTTCGAGAATGtgatttactttttatttgttgcttttGTAGGGTTAGAACAATGGTTTTTGAATCCCATAAGCTAGTGTTCCATTCATCTTTGGTTATTCCTTCaggcaaataattttattaaacttattctTTACAATGTTCAGTAAACGTTGTCATTCATATCTAACAAACTCTGAAATAGACATGGTGGGTTTGATTCCtttacaaaaatcaaataatttagtgATGTCATCAAACTTTAAGTTGATTAAAATGTCTAAAATTAATCTTTTGTTCGAACcgtgaaaaaatatgtttagtagGGAATTAAATTTACCTAATTTTTAGAGactattatttcaaaaaatctgtatttggtgtaaaactattaaaaatattaatttgtctgAAACTATTCgacactaaaaataaactcacgGTCCTCTTAACATTCTTCCACCTCAATGGTACACGTTCAcgcttaaacaaacaaaaatatgccTTCAGTGATTtgcataaagtttattttccaTATGTTAAATTTAGGAAATGCTTGGAAATTTCAAGGTGGAGAGATATTTTCATTGCGTTTTGGTCCAACGTCGTGTGCTCCGAGCTAGGaatgtttttgttaacaaaTACTTTTGTACCAAGAAATGTGGAAAACAAAAGATTCATTTAATTGCCACTGGTttatgttaagaaaataaactGGTATTTTAATATACTGGGTGCGTTATTTTGGATTGTAAGTCTCTTGGTAATTGAGATTGTAGTATGTATTTTGATATTGATTTCTGTTATTGTCGTAGAATAGTCGCTATACACCGCACGTTGGGTTATAATAACACTTTAATATCATGGACTGTGGGATAAAAAATGGAAACCAAATAATAGTCGTAAGTTGTGATAAGTATTATAGATAACAAATAACTTCTGCCCGCAATTACGTCCCCGTGAagagatttcccggggtaaaaagtatcttacgtgtaaaatgtaatgtaatcaAACATCttgcagaaataaataaaaccatgcATTATTTGCATTTGCATTACAGTCAGACTTAGTTCATGAAACACATAGCTCTGTTATCAGAGTAAgaacaaaaacaacataatacaaCTTATTACCATTATTTAAATTCCAATTGGAATAAGGAAAAATAGTACACTGTAGTCTGATTATAACCCAACACTATGTAATCACTTGCACCcatttaattttcctttttttaccTCTCCCATAGATTGGGAGTCTCCTGATTTTTGGGGAAAATTTTTGCACACGTATTTGGTATTTTTCCTcaatttgttagaaaaagttATCAGGGgtaaaattatcttaattaaaGGGTGTCTGGAGGTGTTTATCTTGTTTTAACAGGGAAGGTAGTATTATCAAATTATGGGGTGTGTTTgtacttgtatattttaaagatatttggaTTAGGTAAAGCAGTATTTAGAATGTAATAAGGGTATATacgtttcaaattattattagtgattgtagtaaaaagcaaaatattgaaCCTAAATTAATGAGAAActataagtaattaagtattcaGAAATCTTGAATATATAATACCTTTAGATACAATATGTCTAGATAGAGGCTTAGTTAATGCTACACTCAATTTACGCACTTCTTCAAGTATAATGAACTAAATGTCTTAACTTAATGTTCTTGTTATTGTAGTAAACTCTCACAAGAAGATACGGCTTTTCTACCgacaattatgtttttaaatgattaataatCTATCATTGTTTATGACTCAAAACTTTCAAAAGCCAGTcacgctcaccagtcggtaaactatctgtgggcTTAGCATACCTTGgtgtggtcattccatagataggttaccgcatagtggtatatgaactaggcgtttccgtgcttcggtgGGCATGTAAAAATCCggtccggttgttgtcaattaagataaaagtcgtttggctatttaaattttcattcttcttaaaatacattttcttcaaGCGTCTGCATCATAAAGTCTCGAGggagataaaacaaaaactctcATGAGCAAACCACGTATTCGGtgttgtaaagtaaaaaatttcATTAACCGTATAATTAATTCAAGTAACGTCTCCGGCTAGATAGCCGGTGTACTTagctagaaaaaatataatgcttCGGCCTAGGTGGCAGTGGTAGCGAGAAGCGGGTCGAGAAATGTGATTATTTGTGTTAAAGATTCGGAAGAATGTGCTTTTGAATTGGGTTTGGGAAAAAAAATGCGTACATATGACATGTGTATTACACTTTTATAAATCAGCCTAGAAAGTACTAGAGCATTCGCTTTAGCTAAATGACTCCCTCATATAGCATCTTAATTTATAGCACAAGGCATTTGGACAATTAATACCAAATCGttatcaaatatattaatagtgagagttaagtataaaatatggtttaaaataaaagtcataatTCGGGATCTACGACCGTAGGAGAGTGCAAGTTAAAATCAATTCATTTCAGCATATACAATAGTAGTTActggaaataatttaaaattataagttacttttaaaattctatttacaCGGTGTTATCAAATTACTGTTAGCCATATGAAATCGAATTTTACTATACTCAATTTCTAACtaacttaacaaaaaattaaatcgCTTACGCTTATAGTTTGTCCGCTATAAGCTTACAGTAAGACCAAAGCCTTAACAAGGAGGAAGTAAATTTTGCAACGGAGTCTACATTAAGAGATGTTATAGGAATTAAGGTGAACTAAAATACgaaagttaatatttaattttggtctttaggtaaaaatgtttttaattaagttcagtagtttttaagtTTCAGACGTTTTTCTGTAGTTAAAAGCTCATTGCAGGTTTTAAgtactatgaaaataatatgcCTCAAAATTGTGTATAACATAACACCTGGAGATGTAGGCAGTGGAACGCTTTGCTTTTTAAACAGCAGACCGACCGTCTTTTGCAACTATCGGTGGCAAGTTTGATGCTGCTATTtaaattttggaaatacaccAAAATCTTGATTATattctagataaatcgtgcatgaaaaggttctctactaagttgtcggttTATACTATATACATAGCTGGCTTTATACTGCACTGCTATCACTGCTTGTCCTATAAACTTCAGTGTAATGAACTCTAAGGTAGTTCATCCTTGCCAAGTTATTCTCATTTGAGAGGCTTCAGGAGTAAAATATCCGTAGTCTGCGATCACGTTTTTCCATTGAACAATTAGAGACCGGATTTCATTAAATTATCTTCAAGTTTAACTCAACTTTCAACCTTTTATTAGATCGGCtcttttactaattaaaaatcaatactaGGTAGCCTACAATGGAAGGTATACCGATTACGAATTTCTTAAGGAacttgaaaagtttttattcaatGATTTTGTTGGAATTTTTGAAGGAAGGAGTTTCATTCGgtcgttttgttttataagataTATTCTTTCGGTAAGATATTTTTGGTTTGTAGAGATGAGAAGATAGAAAGAAAGACTGCACGATGCATAAGGTTTGCTTAATATTCGTATAATATCCGTTTAGTTATGTGAAAAGTAAGTTTTGAACTGACAAACCATTTCTTACCGCTACTGACTTTTGAAACTTGACTAGCTATTGACCAAATTTTGGGTgccttaggaactatttttgcagtacatttttaatgtcaaacttttgatagtCGGTATAAACGATTGTATATAATCGCGCTGCTGTTATGAACTCAATGTATGCTCTATCGCTTCCTTATAAAAGAACGTTTTATAATCGCGACGGGCatccaaaattatttaattttaaaacggcCGTTTACAAAAGCTGTGATTATCTTATAATTGATAGTTCCCTCGCATTTGTTGGGTCATCACGACGTCCGCTTAAGGTCTATGATGCCCATTAAAGGTATTATAGTTGCCCTCATGAATTTACGACGGGTTTTACTTATAATACGAGACCCTTTACGGCTTAGCGATGCTTGaatgtttactttaaatatacGAGGAAATTCTTTTGATTATTTTCTAATCAAGATATATAATTATGCGTTGAGTTTGGGAAACTTTATAGTAAAttgatatttcaatttaataacaaacatatacttgtggtcatcacacaaatatctgtcctaggtgggattcgaacccaccacacgcagcgctacggttattgcggcgagaaccgcgttaaccactgcgctaaaagTGCAGTTAAAACATGCAGCACCTAAGAGTGATCGGATCACAATTCCACATTCCGCGTAATAGTGTTACACGTGTTTCTCACGTTTTACATCACATGTTTCCTTACATTTATAAACCTAGGACGCTATCAAATCTTTGACTCATTCAttgatatgaaaataatattcacgGTTAATTGCAAATACTAATTGTTTAAGTCGTAAAATCGTAGGACTGTGCTTTTAAACTATTGAATCTATTTGAAAGTAAAGGAAAATCATGTTGGTCCAAGGTTTGGTGGTTTCTTTGTGTGTGGCCAGTATTGAAGCTGCTGAACCTGTGGCTAGTTGCAGGGTAAGTTGAAAAACTAAGATATTCACtatgctttaataaaataaccgtATGAAACCTTTTggaaatggaaaaaaatatagtggTTATTTGCAGAAAACACAATTATACTGCTTTTACTAACTATTCTGTGTGAACTAAATCAAATGGGTGAAAAAATAATCGGAAAAGTAGttaaattaaggttttttaCTACGTGCTGATGTGAAAGATAATTATTAGGATTGATAATTATCCAAGCGTAATTGTGAAATAACGCCTAGAAATTACTAGAGCAGGGGGAAATAAGTTTTACTCATAAATCGTgagaaaactaataatatattaaaccaTTAATTTTCGTGATAATATCAGTCCTGAAgtacgtttattttttactaattttattttagtaccgAAGCAGTTATCTGCGTCAAGACGGAGGACTATGTTTCGAAATAACTCCCTGGCAGCACCAGCCTGTGGTGTTGGACGCTCATCTCGATGACCTAAGGAAGAGATGGAATATTACCAATGATAACGCGAGACGACAGTTGAGACCTCCATCACTGGCTTTGGCTAACAGGTACTTCAAACATTAATTCTACACGTGTTTGGATAGGTTTTCCGTAACTTATTTATAAGATGTGACACTAGACctaaaatatgcattttgttattatttgttttgcatTCGGCCAGCGGTGTAGATAAGAATTAAATAACgcgtaaataaatagttttacgtCGGATAAAACAGGGTTTGACTAGATTTGCTATTCATGCAACGAAAAAGTCTACTTTGAAAATCGCAAGAAAAAACTCAACACTTATCTTTAGCGTCTTTTCGGGATCAACATTTACTCCAGATTCCCGATATTCCGAGAAATATTTGATAATCACCTCACCGAACTATCCGTgaaaaaaactgattattatttgttaaaaaattattCCATCTCAAAAGTTGTCTTTTTCTACTACTAATAAAACCTTTGAACTTGGGTTTCCTGTGCAGTGAAATCTCCCGATACATGGACACGGTCTTAGCTCCGTTCTTGGACACGTATCATCGGAACATCCAGAATTCATACCAGCAACTAACTGGCAAGATCTTGAGAAGAATCAAGGATGACATCAACACTGCCGTGTTGAGGAAGCAGCAGATTTATACCGAGCTCACCACACTGGCTGAGGAGTTGAAAGTACCAGGTATCTTGGAATTACATTTCGATCTTTAGAAAGTTTTAGTTTGCCCCACTTTCGGTACAATTAacttatcagatggaattttgagAGTAGTTTTTTTCATTTCCTGTCAAATTATCTAGCATATGGCAATTTGTTTATAAGCTATAAACTAGCTTTACACTCTTAATTGAAGAAGTTAATGACGAATTAAATAAACTCTCCTACTGATTGGGTAGCCTTAATGATTACATTGAGGCTACCAAATCAGGACGAGAGTTTACATTAGTTTAGTTAACATTAGTTTTATACGGCTAATTCAATTTGGACGTCAATAATCTTTGGCagaaaaaaatgtgatattacTTACTCATTCCGCTTTCTTTAGtttgttaaagttaaaaagTGTCTTATTGACAAtcaggaaaataatattttctaggaaagttattttttaaattattttacgagAAGACAAGACACTAGTAACACACATTGCCAACATACAAGAATATAAACAGGACTAATaaagtttacataaatatcatGGTCATACTTTCTTCTTTATTTCCCTAGCAATGTGCGCAGAAGAACGCCGTGCCTCCCGCTCCATAGCGAGCAGGCACGTCTCCTACGTGTACGCGTGTACAGAAGAGTCCCGCGGCTCTATCGCCAAGATGGGCAAGTATGCTGAGGAAATGATCGGCATCACTCGAGCTCATATGCAAGCGACGTTGGTCGATGCGACGAGGGCGTTCGAAGTCAGTGGACCTGCGAGGAGTGGGGTGCCGAAGTGAGTGgggtttttataatgttttttttaactggAAATAATTGTCGTTTCTTTTTCATAACCAATTAGTTCCTGGCAATAGTTAATGATTGGGGCAATCTCCAAATTCGCCTGACATAAATTTTCATACTATTATTGCAATTctccgcggcacaagagcaatccttattgcgggagttttcttttaaaacagaaaaaatattacgaatcTTGTATTTTTACCAAGACCGTATTAATACATATCTAGATAATATCATTGATATGTACAGTCAAATGCACTGTACCCTAAAACAAAATCCTATACATAAAACTTTTGTAGATTAGCAAGACAAAAATATCTCGATTTTctattcattcattattttttctttttgtactcTAGAGAAGACGTCTCCACCTGTCTTCAAGAACTATCAAGAGCGGCAGTCCTACTAGGTTACGAGCTGGACCTAATCCTGACCAATGCGAGGCGTCACAACGAACAGTCCTGTGAGAAGCTCTCGACCTGCACCGCTAAGGCGAGGAAACATACCGACGAGACAGTTACTGCGTTGAAAGAACAGTTGTACCAGTGCGTTTATGCGTAGAGCGAGAGAGAAGATGTTGTTGTCGTTATAagatgttattgtattttttatttgaataaatgagATGGAGTTTGATGATTTGTAAGAAAACGAGAAGAATGTATACGTTTTATTTATCTGCCAAAGTTAATTTAGGTACTATAAAAGGTGTTTCTGTTATATTATCTACAAAAAGAGGTAATTTGGACGTAAGTACatttatacgtacatatattatCCCTGGTGTAAGTATTGATAAGTTTATGTACAGAATATCGTGATTATACGGCGAAATTTCAGAAACATAAATGAGCATACAcactttataattttctttttaacacCCACTTGCATTCAGTCACTATATTTGTTTCCTTGTCTGACACTATTTCCCAAGCTTGATTGGGTATGCCCCAATGACAATATATctccttttaaaaacaaaagtctaTCACATGTCcggtatttttattgctacattttatgaagaaactaaattattatagaGATACGTGAACATTTTACATTATTCGCCAGGAGttccttttttattactaacctTTTACCAATTACTGGCTACACAAAAGTATTTGGAAACCGTACCAAATAACTTTGTACAACAAAGCACTAAACACAACCATACAAACGTTAATTCGAATCCCATCACTCGTTTGATTTGAACGaactaatttaaattcattagtGGACTCGGCTGCCATGTTgtctaaatatttgaataatttgattTCGCTTTGTCGTATAACGGCAAATTAAGGGTCCCAATCATTAGAAAGGACAGTAAAGGGACCAAGGTTTCTGACGAAAGCTTACAGTAAACTTCAGCCATTTTGAGGGTGTTTCAGCGAATAATATGGGGTTAATAATGTTTTCTGTTTTAAAGggaacaaaaatgtttgttaaggAACATAATTGTGATAAATCTTTTTTGATAACGTGTGTTTTGGAGGTGCTTTTAATTGAGATGTTTTAAATCAAGATGGATAGGCTTTATGACATTCATGTTAATACGTGTATCGGTCagtgtattttaaatatctgtATGATGTTATAGTTATGATAATAGGTACGGGCATAACAACAAGGGAGCTGCATAAcagtatattaatattcataatatataaaaaaattagaggagtttgtttgttgtctCTATTTCCGTCATGACAGAACGGCTGAACCTATTTGCGTTCAATTCAATCCAATCAGGGTGGTAGGCAACATCACAAGAAATTCCATAAACTAATTGCAGAATAAAAATGCGTGTGGATCTTCGAGCATATAATATTTAGCTTTAGTAAGATTCAGAATGGTGAAAACCTTTTtctctaaaaaataataaaccactTTATTGAACTCTAGCTgacccgcaacttcgcttgcgtcagataagagagaatggatcaaaattttctccATTTTTGTTGTTCtatcttcctcgataaatggactatctaacactgatagaatctttcaaatcggaacagtagttcctgagattagcacgtccaaacaaacaaactcttcagctttataatattagtctagaTAATTATATCCTTATATCGTATGCAAGAAAAACTAATTCtgctaattaaaacaaaataaatgttatgttcAACATTCCGTAGGTCGGTACTAAACAATCATTGTCATCAGTGGCCGCAAAACTTTCTTGTTTGAACTAACTCACTGGCCGCGGTCCGGACACACGATATACTTTCAATGCTTAATTCCATCCTGTTTAATTAATTTGGGACTAGAATAAATATAACGTGATAGtagaataactttattttaaatagtttttttttgtaaaatgctGGCCGATGTCATTGTTTGGCGTGATTTGACTGTAACAAATATAAGTATGAGTATAGAAAAAATTGCTACCTTTGATATAGTGcttttttatcactttttattGTGATATGATTGTAGTTTCCAGTTTGACTGGTCGTCGGTTTAAACCCAAGgcgacacaccaatgacttttcaaagttatgtgtttattagtaataataatcacTAGCtatgtctaaaataaaatttgtttaacacattttttgatGGCATGTAAAGTCCTAAAAGCCACATTTAGCCACCGTGGTGGACTCACGGCCTAAGCCCTCCCttgtttggaaggagacccttgaccagcagtggaacacagtaatgggttaaaaaaaatatcttttttttgaggcgtaaaatattaaaaaatattgtaattaaattattcgtaGGAAGACTGTATGCTTAAGTAGTCCAAgtatgatattgttttataacaatctatattataaaatactctTTTAAAGATTGCTTAAATAtagaaagtaaaataatgaaaccATTACAAAATCGTTTAAAAAGGCAACCAATAATTTTCCGCCATCAACCCCGTTGTTTCAGTTTTCAAAATGTTGTATATTTCGTGGGCATCCTCAATTTTGTacaattcaatatatttatacatatttataagggAAAACGGTCGAAATCCCGATTCCATTTGCAACGCggaaaatgtatttgaaatgtatgaatattataaCGGGTTGTGTTTGAAACTCGATTTCATTGTAAAAGGTATAAACTCTAAAGTCTTTGGTGACTTGGTAACCTGATATGAAACGTGGCAAATGTTATAAGCAGTGACTTGTTCAAAAACAGTCTTAACTATACTATCAATTACAGCACGGCTCCATGCCGCAGTGGTTAAAGccgccattgcgtcgggaggtcattgGTTCGATCTCCACACGGAATAATCATTTGTGTtatccataaatagttgtttcggtaACGCGATTTTGCACAAttggtactttcgagtatcgagattttgaaatttaaaatgtactgcaaaaatattttatacgacgtccgctagaggcgctggacCGATTGTCAAACaaatttttcgacagctagccggttgtcggtataTATCGGTAAAGAATTGAGGTACCGATATTGAATGATTCAAATGTTATAAGCAGTGGCTAGTTAGGAAACACCAAACTATACTATCAATTACAACTCGGCTTATACTATCGCCGACTGGTATAAACAATCGTGTCCTATGCAAGTGGATGTTGGTTAAGAACTTAAGAATTTTACTAATGATTGTACACTATACTACACTACAGTAGTGTATTCTTTGAACAATCATTATGTAGCCATTAAAAAGATGATTGGCTTCAACGTTGATGGAAAATATCACTAAGAACTCTGTAGGTCTGTGAGTTCAAGCACAAAATATGAGCTTGAAAATTGTAAAACCACcattttacataaacaaaaaactatatactaaaataaaaaagttaatctaCTATCACGCTAAAACTTATGAAAACGGTATAATCACTACCATTCTACGCAAATAAAACTTCGAAGcacagctagttaattatacaAGTTCTCTAGTTAAGTAAAATGAGGCATGGTCTATTGGGgattttataaagaataattaataacaaaatatctataaactagctgacccgcgcaacttcgcttgcgtcacctaagagaatgggtcaaaattttccccgtttttgtaacatttttcgttgctactccgctcctaatgaccgtagcgtgatgttatatagcctatagccttcctcgataaatgggctatctaacactgaaagaatttttcaaatcggaccagtagttcctgagattagcgcgttcaaacaaacaaacaaacaaacaaacaaacaaactcttcagctttattatattagtatagattattaaaactaataaaaatataaaacactaattattacagactaaaTTTTAGTTCGCACTAATTACACAAGTTTCAGCTAATTGTAATCtaatattaagatattaatcaaaagtataagaatatcaaaaacttgagagtttttagttttattataattttgttttagtctGCATTCAGTTTAACTTACATAATTATTAGGACTAATGAAAGTCGGTAAAGTTAAGAAAATgctttcttaaaattaattatgatccGATTTCAAAGAAATATGACGAAAATCGATACCTTCTTAAATtactaacttattatttatatcagaaCTAATGAAGATTCACAGTGAGATGTACTAAGCCCTTGCTTGCATTCTGGACCTGAATTGATCAACGGCTCTTGCAATTTTTAGACCTGAACTTCCTGAATTGATGACCTGaattattagaataaaattgtCGTCACGCTGTCATCAAAGCATCAGTTGCGCGATTTTCGTTCACTAAAGTTTGAAACCGATGCTCTATATAACCGATTTAGAAATGAAGGTGTTCCAAGATCAACTTGCTGCCCACACCAAAAATCCTTGTCCAATAGCAATTAAAGTCTTTGCAAAGTCATTGTTATAACTACAATcaaaaattcattattatttcctACGTAAACAACGCAACTTTAATCTCACATTCGTAAGACCGTGAAAGCATCTGTAAAAAACCCATTGTACAatctttcttaaacacacaacAAAGTGCAACCGTGTCAAATCGGTAAACATCCCTTAAAATCCCTTCATCATCCCTCATATCTTTCTCCATCGTCCAGAAACACATACAAAGGAAGGGTCAGACCTGCGTTGAAGCATAAAAGGCACTTGGCAACCGCCGCCGCTCCCAAAACATTCACGCGCTGATGATTTTGCATTTAACAGGGACTGCAAATGACTGTgagcatttattatttattcctcTCGACTTCCCGTGACCTTGAGTGATGGGTGGACGGTAAAGGGTCATGTGCGTGTATGTGTGTGAGTTTACCAAAAATGATTTGTGGCTGTGTTTGGTAtgattgtttttcattttgtcaTCATTTCTCGCGTATTTTTTAAAGGCGTAGGTTTTAAGTAATCATTGGGTTATAGCCATTTCGTTTGCTAGTTTAGCGTGCAATGTAGGTAGGCAGTAGGTATAGAGTATAACTTATCTTATATTCGGCTGAGTTAAAAAATGCTCGTATTAATAAATGTCAATTTAATCTCTATCAATTAGtctattattacaatattaaattctcATTTTATACCTTGTTATCTACTTACTTTCTTTTAAATCCAAGTAACACAGTTGTATTTAAAAGGGTAAATGCACTACGATTTCTTTTCTCTCCTGCTATTTATTGACCACAACCTTCGACAACACGGcgtcacaataaaaaataacaactttagGCTCAATCACTTATCACGATATAAAAATTTCACCGtttcttaatattaaacaaaatcatGATCAAAAACAGCCGTACAATGTCTCCATATTCCCTTTACGCCCCTAAGCGATACTCACCTCACAAAGGACTataagaattaataataaactcaCAATTCTAAAACTTGGGACATCATACGTGAGATGTATGAATTATGTATGAATTgtaagaaatgtatgaaatgtatgaac
Above is a window of Anticarsia gemmatalis isolate Benzon Research Colony breed Stoneville strain chromosome 19, ilAntGemm2 primary, whole genome shotgun sequence DNA encoding:
- the LOC142981146 gene encoding uncharacterized protein LOC142981146, which codes for MLVQGLVVSLCVASIEAAEPVASCRYRSSYLRQDGGLCFEITPWQHQPVVLDAHLDDLRKRWNITNDNARRQLRPPSLALANSEISRYMDTVLAPFLDTYHRNIQNSYQQLTGKILRRIKDDINTAVLRKQQIYTELTTLAEELKVPAMCAEERRASRSIASRHVSYVYACTEESRGSIAKMGKYAEEMIGITRAHMQATLVDATRAFEVSGPARSGVPKEDVSTCLQELSRAAVLLGYELDLILTNARRHNEQSCEKLSTCTAKARKHTDETVTALKEQLYQCVYA